In one window of Elusimicrobiota bacterium DNA:
- a CDS encoding aspartate aminotransferase family protein — translation MTIVSLEKKYILQTYKRQDVVFVRGKDKYLWDINRKKYLDFFTGISVCNMGHGHNKITAAIKKQCEKLVHVSNHYYTGPQSKLAELIINKSFKKGKVFLSNSGAEANECAIKLARRHGNPEGKYEIISFNNSFHGRTMATLSATGQKKFHQYFNPFLSGFKFAKLNNISSVKKLINKRTCAVLIEPIQGEGGVCAANRKFLQELRALCNKNKLLLIFDEIQCGLGRTGRLFAYQYYGVEPDVMTLAKSIANGLPLGITVVKDKYSDVLAFGGHGSTFGGNLVSCAAAIETLNLISGKKVLDNVVKTGDYFYKKLTGLKNKYPGIIKEARGAGLMLGIELVADSGAGIVEKCLKKGLIINCTQSKILRFLPPFTITKKDVDSAIRILSECLR, via the coding sequence ATGACGATAGTTAGTTTGGAAAAAAAATATATATTGCAGACCTATAAACGCCAGGACGTTGTGTTTGTCAGAGGCAAAGACAAATATCTATGGGATATAAATAGAAAAAAATATCTCGATTTCTTTACCGGCATAAGTGTCTGCAATATGGGCCACGGCCATAATAAAATTACCGCAGCAATAAAAAAACAATGTGAAAAACTGGTACATGTTTCAAATCATTATTATACAGGCCCGCAATCGAAGCTTGCCGAGTTAATAATAAACAAGAGTTTTAAAAAAGGTAAAGTATTTTTATCCAACTCTGGCGCCGAGGCTAATGAATGCGCCATAAAGCTTGCCAGAAGACATGGTAATCCCGAAGGGAAATATGAAATCATCAGTTTTAATAATTCTTTTCACGGCAGAACTATGGCGACATTATCCGCCACGGGCCAGAAAAAGTTCCACCAGTATTTTAATCCCTTTCTTTCCGGTTTCAAATTCGCAAAATTGAACAATATTTCATCTGTAAAAAAACTAATAAACAAAAGAACCTGCGCTGTTCTTATTGAACCTATCCAGGGAGAGGGCGGCGTTTGCGCTGCAAACAGGAAGTTTTTACAGGAATTAAGAGCTCTCTGCAATAAAAATAAATTGTTGCTTATATTTGATGAAATTCAGTGCGGTTTGGGCAGGACCGGCAGGCTTTTTGCATATCAGTATTATGGCGTTGAGCCGGATGTGATGACATTGGCTAAAAGCATTGCAAACGGATTGCCCCTTGGTATTACGGTTGTCAAAGATAAGTACAGCGATGTTTTAGCTTTCGGCGGCCATGGTTCAACTTTTGGGGGAAACCTGGTAAGCTGCGCGGCAGCGATCGAAACCTTAAATCTGATAAGCGGCAAAAAAGTGCTTGATAATGTTGTCAAAACCGGCGATTATTTTTATAAAAAACTAACAGGCCTAAAAAACAAGTATCCCGGAATAATAAAGGAAGCCCGCGGAGCCGGCCTGATGCTGGGGATTGAACTGGTAGCTGACAGCGGAGCCGGAATTGTAGAAAAATGCCTTAAAAAAGGATTAATTATAAACTGCACGCAAAGCAAAATCCTGCGATTTCTGCCGCCTTTCACAATTACCAAAAAAGACGTAGATTCTGCAATAAGAATTCTAAGTGAATGCCTTCGGTAA
- a CDS encoding OmpA family protein, translating into MVINADGKVGQVQHQPLQIDLTSPQLSITASTAVITPNDDKITDETTFFFIIQDTNPIERWQLNIISSKNKTIKTYKSPEETILGGIVRRDVTWSGKDDIYSEIVPNGEYKAQITAFDVAGNKTTAETPITVKVPPKEIIKKLKQEFQELKISLSSEVLFDRNKASLKPEAYAALDKAIETIKNYPDNKVLIEGHTDISEAKSETELSSPRAWNVYSYLVKKGVRAERMSAKGWGSQKPIAPNTTRTGRMKNRRVEITISKEKITAKQIQQPVQNVEPSTTTQSFEQQQSTQTAQ; encoded by the coding sequence ATGGTTATCAATGCCGACGGAAAAGTCGGGCAGGTACAACACCAGCCTTTACAGATAGATTTGACATCCCCACAGCTCTCTATCACGGCCTCAACGGCTGTAATAACACCAAACGACGATAAAATAACAGATGAAACAACTTTTTTCTTCATTATCCAGGACACAAATCCCATTGAGCGCTGGCAGTTAAATATTATCAGCTCTAAAAACAAAACGATAAAAACTTATAAATCACCCGAAGAAACTATCCTGGGCGGCATCGTGCGAAGAGACGTAACCTGGTCCGGCAAAGACGACATTTATTCAGAGATTGTACCCAACGGGGAATATAAAGCCCAAATAACCGCTTTTGATGTTGCCGGAAATAAAACAACCGCGGAAACACCTATTACGGTAAAAGTTCCTCCGAAAGAAATAATAAAAAAACTCAAACAGGAATTCCAGGAGCTTAAAATTTCCCTCTCTTCAGAAGTTCTTTTTGACAGAAATAAGGCCTCGCTCAAACCGGAAGCCTATGCGGCTTTGGACAAAGCAATCGAAACAATTAAAAATTACCCTGATAATAAAGTTTTAATTGAAGGCCATACTGATATATCCGAAGCAAAATCTGAAACAGAGCTTTCCAGCCCGCGGGCCTGGAATGTTTACAGTTACCTTGTTAAAAAAGGCGTGAGAGCTGAAAGAATGAGCGCAAAAGGATGGGGTTCGCAAAAACCTATTGCTCCTAATACAACAAGAACCGGCAGGATGAAGAATCGTCGTGTAGAAATAACGATATCAAAAGAAAAAATAACAGCAAAACAAATTCAGCAGCCTGTTCAAAACGTTGAGCCTTCAACAACAACCCAATCCTTCGAACAACAGCAATCTACCCAAACAGCACAATAA
- a CDS encoding PorV/PorQ family protein: MKTKKRILISVIFSLIVFCFSNLHAQSTGLEFLNIAPGARSAGMGEAFTPLADDLNAVYYNPAGLGFITRSEFQATYSYWLGDTYIGSGGFLYPSHTGTVALNGTYLGGTPITRFEEGSLKDTFNASDMSAGISYGIKASKTFSLGLTGKSVTETLDTNYSANILCGDAGFILRTENGAFSFGYAARNLGVNEFSFSNSLIKEKMPLTQSVGIALKLDMPEQSSLINFVLQGDQPASGQTSYSAGIEHWGANVLALRLGYKYFVDEKNTKALDSMSGLRAGLGIHINGIGFDYAYQPFAAVGDTHRVSFVIKFAPLSVTPKTFDMLLKIDPAIFSPNNDGIKDSTFFLPQTPPPDKNKIVEYQHL; the protein is encoded by the coding sequence ATGAAAACTAAAAAAAGAATACTCATTTCGGTAATATTTTCATTAATCGTTTTCTGTTTTTCAAACCTGCACGCACAATCCACAGGGCTGGAATTTCTCAATATTGCCCCGGGAGCGCGCTCGGCCGGCATGGGCGAAGCTTTTACTCCCCTGGCAGATGATTTAAATGCTGTCTATTACAATCCTGCAGGCTTAGGCTTCATAACCAGGTCAGAATTTCAAGCGACTTATTCTTATTGGTTGGGAGATACATATATCGGTTCAGGTGGATTCTTATACCCCTCCCACACAGGTACTGTCGCGTTAAACGGAACCTATTTAGGCGGCACACCCATAACAAGATTTGAAGAAGGGTCGCTAAAAGACACTTTCAATGCTTCCGATATGTCAGCGGGCATATCCTACGGCATCAAGGCCTCAAAAACTTTTTCCCTGGGGTTAACCGGAAAATCCGTAACCGAAACTCTCGATACAAATTACAGCGCAAATATTTTATGCGGCGACGCGGGTTTTATCCTTCGGACAGAAAATGGAGCTTTTTCTTTTGGCTATGCCGCAAGAAATTTAGGCGTTAATGAGTTCTCTTTTTCAAATTCTTTGATAAAAGAAAAAATGCCTTTAACCCAAAGCGTTGGAATTGCTTTAAAACTGGACATGCCTGAACAATCCTCTCTGATAAATTTTGTGCTGCAAGGCGACCAGCCTGCATCCGGCCAGACAAGCTATAGCGCCGGCATTGAACACTGGGGAGCTAATGTCCTTGCACTGCGGCTCGGTTATAAATATTTTGTTGATGAAAAAAACACAAAAGCGCTTGATTCTATGTCAGGGTTGAGGGCCGGCCTGGGCATACATATTAATGGAATAGGGTTTGATTATGCCTACCAGCCGTTTGCTGCAGTAGGGGACACACACCGTGTTTCCTTCGTTATAAAATTCGCTCCTTTGTCTGTAACTCCTAAAACTTTTGACATGCTGCTTAAAATTGACCCGGCAATCTTTTCACCCAACAATGACGGTATAAAAGACAGTACATTTTTTCTGCCCCAAACACCCCCCCCTGACAAAAATAAAATCGTGGAATATCAACATTTATAA
- the pth gene encoding aminoacyl-tRNA hydrolase, whose product MIELIVGLGNPGQEYEFTRHNLGFIVIDKIAANLGLKFRVSKSLEAEITPLAQPEKLYLLKPMTYMNLSGTSVLKVMKKYAIEPKNILIVSDDFSLPLGKLRIRLQGSSGGHNGIESIVSALGTNDFPRLRLGIGPLPNTYSDSKDFVLSRFKTEEKPKVSKMTDFAAISAQDIFNGGNMRAIMEKINSYNP is encoded by the coding sequence ATGATAGAGCTTATTGTCGGATTAGGCAATCCGGGCCAAGAATACGAATTTACACGGCACAATCTTGGCTTTATTGTTATAGATAAAATTGCTGCTAATCTGGGGCTGAAATTCAGGGTTTCAAAATCTCTTGAAGCAGAGATAACACCTTTGGCGCAGCCAGAAAAACTGTATCTTTTAAAACCTATGACTTACATGAACCTTTCCGGGACATCTGTCCTGAAGGTTATGAAAAAATACGCGATTGAACCAAAAAATATTTTAATTGTCTCGGATGATTTTTCACTGCCTTTAGGAAAACTTAGAATCAGGCTCCAGGGATCAAGCGGCGGCCACAACGGCATAGAATCTATTGTGTCGGCATTAGGAACAAATGATTTTCCCAGGCTTCGCCTTGGGATCGGGCCTTTGCCAAATACATATTCTGATTCAAAAGATTTCGTATTAAGCAGGTTTAAAACGGAAGAAAAACCGAAGGTATCTAAAATGACAGACTTCGCGGCTATTTCAGCCCAGGATATTTTTAATGGCGGAAATATGCGGGCAATAATGGAAAAAATAAATAGTTACAATCCTTAA
- a CDS encoding 50S ribosomal protein L25, which yields MDQITLESQTREAKTKGQLKKSRIDGLVPAVLYGSDEKTISLFVKEKEISKILRVGFNQLINLKVDGSPKTVLIKEIQKHVVSEKLLHVDFHAVSLQKEIEVEAPVHIIGECHGVKSQGGILEHVLRELKIRCLPTNIPKSIDIDVSNLNIGHNILVKDITPPANVTILSTKNSIIVHVVAPTKTEEPTAADAIAASPAEPEVIAKGKKEEDGAAAATAPATPGTAGNPAKTEAKPEKK from the coding sequence ATGGACCAGATCACTTTAGAATCACAGACAAGAGAAGCAAAAACAAAAGGGCAGTTGAAAAAATCAAGAATTGACGGGCTTGTTCCGGCTGTACTTTATGGCTCAGACGAAAAAACAATTTCCCTTTTTGTGAAAGAAAAGGAAATTTCTAAAATTCTCAGGGTTGGTTTTAATCAGCTTATCAACCTTAAAGTTGACGGGTCGCCAAAAACAGTATTGATCAAGGAAATCCAGAAACACGTAGTATCTGAAAAACTCCTGCATGTAGATTTTCATGCTGTTTCCCTTCAAAAAGAAATTGAAGTTGAGGCACCGGTTCACATCATAGGGGAATGCCATGGAGTTAAATCGCAGGGAGGAATTCTTGAACACGTTTTAAGAGAGCTGAAAATCAGGTGTTTGCCGACAAATATACCAAAATCCATCGATATTGACGTATCAAACTTAAACATTGGGCATAACATATTAGTGAAAGATATTACACCGCCGGCTAACGTTACCATTTTAAGCACCAAAAACTCTATTATCGTTCACGTTGTCGCTCCTACTAAGACTGAAGAACCGACTGCGGCTGATGCTATTGCAGCTTCTCCGGCCGAACCTGAAGTAATTGCAAAAGGTAAAAAGGAAGAAGATGGCGCAGCTGCCGCTACAGCTCCAGCAACACCTGGAACAGCGGGTAACCCGGCGAAAACAGAAGCAAAGCCCGAGAAAAAATGA
- a CDS encoding ribose-phosphate pyrophosphokinase, whose translation MKNEIRIFSGNANPELAEAIAKELGINLGKIFVNTFSDGEIRVKIEENVRGKDCYIIQPTCPPVNDHIMELLIIMDALLRASARRITPVIPYYGYARQDRKAEPRVPITAKLVANLITSSGADRILAMDLHAGQIQGFFDIPVDHLYANPVFLNYFKNKKFMGDKEYLCVVSPDAGGVERARAFAKRLEANLVIIDKRRSAPNQSSIMHIIGDVKGKTAIMLDDLIDTGGSLINAATALKKEGVKRVLASCSHGVLSGNAIERIEKSDIEKLIITDTIPLRRKSEKIVVLSVDKLLADAIKRIHNEESVSTLFV comes from the coding sequence ATGAAAAATGAAATAAGGATTTTCTCAGGCAATGCTAACCCTGAACTTGCTGAAGCTATTGCAAAAGAACTTGGCATAAACCTAGGCAAGATTTTTGTCAATACTTTTTCTGACGGCGAAATCCGGGTAAAAATCGAGGAAAATGTCCGTGGAAAGGACTGTTATATTATTCAGCCCACCTGCCCGCCTGTCAACGACCACATAATGGAATTATTAATCATCATGGACGCTTTATTGAGGGCTTCAGCCAGAAGAATTACACCGGTCATACCTTACTACGGTTATGCCAGGCAGGATAGGAAAGCCGAACCCAGGGTGCCGATAACGGCAAAATTGGTGGCAAACCTGATTACTTCCAGCGGGGCCGACCGAATTCTGGCAATGGACCTGCATGCCGGCCAAATACAGGGGTTTTTTGATATTCCGGTAGATCATTTGTATGCAAACCCGGTTTTTTTGAATTATTTTAAAAATAAAAAATTTATGGGCGACAAGGAATATTTATGTGTTGTTTCCCCGGATGCCGGCGGCGTTGAACGCGCAAGAGCTTTTGCAAAAAGGCTTGAGGCAAACCTGGTAATCATTGACAAAAGAAGGTCCGCGCCAAACCAGTCCTCAATCATGCACATTATCGGAGACGTTAAAGGCAAAACAGCCATAATGCTCGACGATCTTATAGATACAGGCGGTTCTTTGATCAACGCGGCTACTGCCTTAAAAAAAGAAGGAGTCAAAAGAGTGCTTGCCTCCTGTTCTCACGGCGTCCTTTCCGGAAACGCTATAGAAAGAATCGAGAAATCGGATATTGAAAAACTCATAATAACTGACACAATTCCTTTAAGAAGAAAATCTGAAAAAATAGTCGTATTATCGGTCGACAAATTACTGGCAGATGCAATAAAAAGGATTCATAACGAAGAATCCGTAAGTACGCTTTTTGTATAA
- a CDS encoding NTP transferase domain-containing protein, whose amino-acid sequence MEIIFKSKQINPKFKNISVILSGGKGKRIKSEIPKVLHALWGIPSVVRVSQAAKKGLNSPNQVVVVGMKAQDVAALLGDTPHTIFAYQEVQKGTGHALQVAVSKIKGGQGSKNNIFVFPGDAGLLDAEIVAKFRRRFEKSSCSAMMLTGAYEGPVELNMYGRIVRIPDRDSKGNQSGDDFQKVAEIMQAKDIIKMLPDEIHKVIYNKKEYHFTRQQLLENREFDSGMIAFRYDLLKKYLGKIKSDNVQKELYMTDLVKIFNAAGHKVESFEIKKDTKDSGFQHADALLGFNSRSELKKMESILRAKYFELLKDIITFEDEEDFFLDLEVVKRIQHLDSRGIPLDITIGEGCFVGKGVKINKGLSIGKRAILEGNIIFGQRVKIGENVHLSAYPRQKMHIGDDTVIFDGDIIKGNVKIGNKVRIETGVTITGSDEYPVKIGDNCTIKGTTYIFGSIVEPDNCIQHSVLVHQLVQRIINKSGLAQKVKYILPLPEGRDSIKPLSEKK is encoded by the coding sequence ATGGAAATAATCTTTAAATCAAAACAAATAAATCCAAAATTTAAAAACATTTCAGTAATACTTTCCGGGGGAAAAGGTAAAAGAATTAAATCCGAAATACCGAAAGTCCTTCATGCTTTGTGGGGAATTCCTTCGGTTGTACGTGTGAGCCAGGCAGCAAAAAAAGGGCTTAATTCGCCTAATCAGGTAGTGGTGGTCGGCATGAAAGCGCAGGATGTGGCCGCTCTTTTAGGGGATACACCTCACACAATTTTCGCTTACCAGGAAGTCCAGAAAGGAACCGGCCACGCTTTACAAGTCGCTGTTTCAAAAATAAAAGGCGGACAGGGATCAAAGAACAATATTTTCGTTTTTCCCGGGGATGCCGGACTGTTGGATGCGGAAATAGTCGCAAAATTTCGCAGGCGTTTTGAGAAAAGTTCCTGCTCCGCCATGATGCTTACGGGCGCTTATGAAGGGCCGGTTGAGTTAAATATGTACGGCAGAATCGTCAGGATCCCGGACCGGGACTCAAAAGGGAATCAGTCAGGGGATGATTTTCAGAAAGTTGCGGAGATAATGCAGGCCAAGGACATTATAAAGATGCTGCCTGATGAAATACATAAAGTAATATATAATAAAAAAGAATACCATTTTACCAGGCAGCAATTGCTTGAGAACCGGGAATTTGACTCGGGCATGATTGCGTTCCGTTATGATTTGTTAAAAAAATATCTGGGCAAAATAAAATCCGATAACGTTCAAAAAGAATTGTACATGACCGACCTGGTTAAAATTTTTAATGCTGCCGGCCATAAAGTTGAATCTTTTGAAATAAAGAAAGATACGAAAGATTCCGGGTTCCAGCATGCCGATGCCCTGCTGGGGTTTAACAGCAGAAGCGAACTAAAAAAAATGGAATCAATCCTTAGGGCCAAATATTTCGAGCTGTTGAAAGATATTATCACCTTTGAGGATGAGGAGGATTTTTTTCTTGACCTGGAAGTTGTAAAAAGAATTCAGCATTTGGATTCCAGGGGGATTCCTTTAGACATAACAATCGGAGAAGGTTGTTTTGTCGGTAAGGGCGTTAAAATCAACAAAGGACTTAGCATAGGAAAGAGAGCTATTCTTGAGGGAAATATTATCTTCGGACAGCGTGTTAAAATTGGTGAAAATGTACACCTTTCGGCTTATCCGCGCCAAAAAATGCACATCGGAGATGATACCGTAATTTTTGACGGCGATATAATAAAAGGCAATGTGAAGATAGGCAACAAAGTAAGAATTGAAACCGGGGTAACTATTACAGGAAGCGATGAATACCCTGTTAAGATCGGGGATAATTGTACAATAAAAGGGACCACATACATTTTTGGTTCGATAGTTGAGCCGGATAATTGTATTCAGCATTCTGTCCTGGTGCACCAGCTTGTACAAAGAATCATTAATAAATCCGGACTGGCGCAGAAAGTAAAGTACATATTACCCCTCCCGGAAGGCAGGGATTCAATAAAACCTTTATCGGAGAAAAAATGA
- a CDS encoding shikimate dehydrogenase: MIQIDGSTKIIGIFGFPIKHTLSPAIHNAAFQHLKLNLIYLPFQIKSENLETAIKSLELLDIPGINVTAPHKENAVKYLDKIDPLAKKIGAINTIVVNDGQLTGYNTDGSGFIKSLEVRGFKLAGKKILLMGSGGAGKSIGVTLCTSVPKIKKLFIYDLDVKKSLELFQKVKTTNKAKLVTKKTELNEIFGEIDMLINATPVGMGKNDPCIIAPGLLTKNIFVYDIVYNRETALIKAAKKAGCRHMNGLDMLLFQGILAFQLWTKQKAPVELMRKALKNALTQKTSQK, encoded by the coding sequence ATGATTCAAATCGATGGTTCAACAAAAATAATCGGGATTTTTGGCTTTCCTATCAAGCATACCCTGTCTCCGGCGATACATAACGCCGCGTTCCAGCACTTGAAATTAAATCTGATCTACCTCCCCTTCCAGATTAAATCTGAAAATTTGGAGACTGCTATCAAATCTCTTGAATTATTAGATATTCCGGGCATAAATGTAACAGCCCCTCATAAAGAAAATGCAGTGAAATACCTGGATAAAATTGATCCGCTTGCGAAAAAGATCGGAGCGATAAACACCATCGTCGTAAATGACGGACAATTGACAGGATATAATACTGACGGTTCAGGTTTTATAAAATCTCTTGAAGTACGGGGATTCAAACTTGCTGGGAAAAAAATATTATTAATGGGTTCAGGCGGGGCAGGGAAATCGATTGGGGTGACGCTTTGCACCTCAGTGCCGAAAATAAAAAAATTGTTTATTTACGATTTAGACGTAAAAAAATCATTAGAGCTTTTTCAAAAGGTAAAAACAACAAATAAAGCAAAATTGGTAACAAAAAAAACAGAACTAAACGAAATCTTCGGTGAAATTGATATGCTTATTAATGCTACCCCTGTAGGTATGGGAAAAAATGATCCATGCATAATTGCTCCGGGGCTGCTGACAAAAAATATTTTTGTTTATGATATTGTATATAACCGTGAAACAGCGTTGATAAAAGCGGCAAAAAAGGCCGGATGCAGGCATATGAATGGACTGGATATGTTATTGTTTCAGGGCATTCTGGCATTTCAATTATGGACGAAGCAGAAAGCGCCTGTAGAGTTGATGCGCAAAGCACTAAAGAATGCTCTGACACAAAAAACTAGCCAGAAATAA